One window of the Rhodothermales bacterium genome contains the following:
- the queG gene encoding tRNA epoxyqueuosine(34) reductase QueG, translating into MCYPAMPPANPAAIKSALKQHAARLGFEACGVSRAVRLDDEARRLDAWLLEGRHASMNWMTGHYEKRIDPRRLVHGARSVISVLHTYYQEEASPPSDPALGRISRYAVGEDYHIVVKDRLYELFECLREEAGPVEGRAFTDSAPVMDKAWAQRSGLGWIGKHTNLLRRESGSWFFIGELIVDLDLPPDDPATDYCGSCTRCLDACPTQAIYRPYAVDANRCISYTTIEHRGDDIPSDIAAGHDNWIFGCDICQEVCPWNKFRKETRESRYTVRPGTTTTPLDEWEELDLETFRERFRYSPVKRAKLDGFKRNVRIAQANRERPSTSGPDDRRPPPPPLSADGQ; encoded by the coding sequence GTGTGCTACCCTGCAATGCCACCCGCCAATCCGGCTGCCATAAAATCCGCTCTCAAACAACACGCCGCACGCCTCGGATTCGAGGCATGTGGCGTGTCGCGTGCGGTCCGTCTGGACGACGAGGCACGCAGGCTCGATGCGTGGCTCCTGGAGGGACGCCATGCCAGCATGAACTGGATGACGGGACACTACGAAAAACGGATTGACCCCCGGCGTCTCGTCCACGGCGCACGATCCGTCATCTCGGTCCTGCATACGTATTACCAGGAAGAGGCCTCACCTCCCTCTGACCCGGCCCTGGGACGGATAAGCCGGTATGCCGTCGGAGAGGACTATCACATCGTGGTCAAGGACAGGCTCTACGAACTGTTCGAGTGCCTGCGTGAAGAGGCGGGACCGGTAGAAGGCCGGGCCTTCACCGACTCGGCACCGGTCATGGACAAGGCCTGGGCGCAACGGTCGGGACTGGGATGGATTGGCAAGCACACGAATCTGCTGCGCCGGGAGAGCGGCTCCTGGTTCTTCATAGGCGAACTGATCGTGGATCTGGACCTTCCCCCTGACGACCCGGCCACAGACTATTGCGGATCCTGTACGCGCTGCCTGGATGCCTGTCCGACGCAGGCCATCTACCGACCGTATGCCGTGGACGCCAATCGGTGCATTTCCTACACCACCATTGAGCACCGGGGAGATGACATTCCGTCCGACATCGCTGCCGGGCACGACAACTGGATTTTTGGATGCGACATCTGCCAGGAGGTCTGCCCGTGGAACAAGTTCCGCAAGGAAACCCGGGAATCACGCTACACCGTACGCCCCGGCACGACCACGACACCCCTCGACGAATGGGAAGAACTCGACCTGGAGACGTTCCGGGAACGGTTCAGGTACAGCCCGGTGAAGCGGGCCAAGCTGGACGGATTCAAGCGGAATGTCCGAATCGCTCAGGCCAACCGGGAGCGGCCGTCGACGTCCGGGCCGGACGATCGCCGTCCTCCTCCGCCTCCGCTTTCGGCAGACGGACAATGA
- the amrB gene encoding AmmeMemoRadiSam system protein B produces the protein MQPHVASEYATQEAPLHAQVQSLLAEASPIDLDFRVSAIVVPDANLVQGGPVSADVYAAIRDLDVETVIVIAPSPRHIQDFRRIGICSLDDYRSPLGSVAVDEKVRNELCDEDDDIFIDDTGHFHQTGMDVQLPFLQSVLSDFKVVPLVMGSESLDFCKELGNAVGEIMFNRPTLVVACADIESATEDGLKAFRKALESLDVDALHRVLNRESDIVVRGKGAVLTAVMATVHRRANAVRIANLHAPDSERPGFAGVLIGRR, from the coding sequence ATGCAGCCACATGTAGCGTCCGAATACGCGACGCAGGAAGCCCCACTCCACGCCCAGGTACAATCCCTGCTGGCGGAAGCCTCACCGATTGACCTGGACTTCAGGGTCAGTGCCATCGTGGTTCCGGACGCCAACCTGGTCCAGGGAGGACCGGTGTCGGCCGACGTCTATGCCGCCATCCGTGACCTGGATGTCGAAACCGTCATTGTCATTGCTCCGAGCCCGCGGCATATCCAGGACTTCCGGAGGATCGGTATTTGCAGTCTGGATGACTACCGAAGCCCGCTGGGCAGTGTGGCGGTGGACGAAAAGGTCCGGAACGAGCTCTGTGACGAAGATGACGACATCTTCATTGATGACACCGGTCACTTCCATCAAACCGGAATGGATGTCCAGTTGCCGTTCCTGCAGTCCGTGTTGTCGGATTTCAAGGTCGTTCCCCTGGTCATGGGGTCTGAGTCCCTGGACTTCTGCAAGGAACTGGGCAATGCCGTCGGAGAGATCATGTTCAATCGGCCCACCCTGGTCGTGGCGTGTGCGGATATCGAGTCGGCGACGGAAGATGGGCTTAAGGCGTTCCGGAAGGCGTTGGAGTCCCTGGATGTGGATGCGCTGCACCGGGTCCTGAACCGGGAGTCCGACATCGTGGTCCGCGGAAAAGGAGCCGTTCTGACGGCCGTCATGGCTACCGTACACCGCCGTGCCAACGCCGTCCGTATTGCCAACCTGCATGCCCCCGATTCCGAGCGACCTGGATTTGCCGGAGTCCTGATAGGCAGGCGCTGA
- the rpsT gene encoding 30S ribosomal protein S20 — protein sequence MPQHKSAIKRVRQSEVRRERNRIHRSRMRTMIKKLRETESPAEATTLLVSVKSYLDRMARKGIIHKNAAANKKSSLDKFVKSLA from the coding sequence ATGCCCCAGCACAAGTCCGCCATCAAGCGCGTCCGCCAGAGCGAAGTCCGCCGCGAGCGCAACCGAATCCACCGCAGTCGCATGCGTACCATGATCAAGAAGCTTCGCGAAACGGAGAGCCCGGCCGAGGCGACGACGCTGTTGGTTTCTGTGAAGTCCTATCTGGACCGGATGGCCCGCAAAGGGATCATCCACAAGAATGCCGCCGCGAACAAGAAGAGCAGCCTGGACAAGTTCGTCAAGAGCCTCGCCTGA
- a CDS encoding PKD domain-containing protein, with product MANKFSSSTLLLAALVVGVFMTGCKSVPVEISALSAPDTLKTGTAGTFSVTTNEDAKQPVTVSWAFGDNATAAGASTQHAFNAAGTYNVSATATNRKGKSSDVATARVVVADMNPAAITGMRASNMSPDTETSVTFSATTTGDAPVSYSWSMGDGTTSTAMSPSHTFRSPGTYTVSLEVSNAYGTDSRTMSLSVAMYEAAICREVTELSPALFASNSSVLTDEARAALSDNLEILNECPNMNVRLEGVAAPGERRAQELSEDRARAVEQFYAGNGVSANRMVTIGQGRAEGVTSKKEGLAQYRRVDTIIVR from the coding sequence ATGGCCAACAAATTTTCCTCTTCCACGCTCCTTCTGGCAGCACTGGTCGTCGGCGTTTTCATGACCGGCTGCAAGAGCGTACCGGTTGAAATCTCGGCACTCTCTGCACCCGATACCCTGAAGACGGGTACCGCCGGTACGTTCAGTGTAACCACGAACGAAGATGCCAAGCAGCCGGTCACGGTCAGCTGGGCCTTCGGTGACAATGCAACGGCTGCCGGAGCCAGCACGCAGCATGCGTTCAATGCGGCCGGCACGTACAATGTGTCTGCCACGGCCACGAATCGCAAGGGCAAATCGAGTGATGTCGCTACGGCCCGCGTCGTGGTTGCCGACATGAATCCGGCCGCCATCACCGGCATGCGTGCCAGCAACATGAGCCCCGACACGGAAACGAGCGTAACGTTCTCGGCCACCACCACGGGCGATGCCCCGGTCAGCTACAGCTGGTCCATGGGCGATGGCACGACCAGCACGGCCATGTCCCCGAGCCACACGTTCCGCAGCCCGGGCACCTACACGGTATCGCTGGAAGTTTCGAATGCCTACGGCACGGATTCCCGCACCATGTCCCTGTCTGTCGCCATGTACGAGGCCGCCATCTGCCGTGAAGTCACGGAGCTCAGCCCGGCGCTGTTCGCCAGCAACTCGAGCGTCCTTACGGATGAGGCACGCGCCGCGCTGTCCGACAACCTGGAAATCCTGAACGAGTGCCCGAACATGAACGTTCGCCTGGAGGGCGTCGCCGCCCCTGGTGAGCGTCGTGCACAGGAACTCTCCGAAGACCGTGCCCGTGCCGTTGAGCAGTTCTACGCCGGAAACGGTGTCTCCGCCAACCGCATGGTCACCATCGGCCAGGGCCGCGCAGAAGGCGTGACGAGCAAGAAGGAAGGCCTCGCGCAGTACCGTCGCGTGGACACGATCATCGTTCGGTAA
- the lysS gene encoding lysine--tRNA ligase, whose product MARTYSEQERIRRDARQALEDGGIQPYAYSWDLSHHTTDILETFDDAVHGVTDDQAPRERMDVSIAGRIMSRRIMGKAAFMHIQDDRGQIQVYIRRDDLPEGFYNEVFKRHLDIGDIVGVKGFAFRTKMGEVSVHAEALSLLSKSLRPLPVVKETNGQVFNEVTDKEFRYRQRYVDLIVNPEVRDVFRQRARLISGMRAFLDAQGYIEVETPALQPMYGGAAARPFKTHHNALDMPLFLRIADELYLKRLIVGGFEGVYEIAKDFRNEGLSRFHNPEFTMMELYVAYKDYRWMMELVEELIEHLAELLHGTTEVPVGENVISFRRPWKRIPLLDAIQERTGHDLRGKDREDIAEAARALGLEIDDTMGAGKLIDEIFGTFVEPHLIQPTFITDYPVELSPLAKRHRTEEGLVERFEAIVNGKELCNAFSELNDPDDQRRRFEDQVALGVRGDKEAMQLDEDYLRALEYGMPPTAGLGIGVDRLAMLLTGQDSIRDVILFPLLRPDAAE is encoded by the coding sequence ATGGCACGGACGTACTCGGAGCAGGAACGCATCCGCAGGGACGCAAGACAAGCCCTGGAAGACGGTGGCATCCAGCCGTATGCGTACTCCTGGGACCTGTCGCATCATACCACGGACATCCTTGAGACGTTCGACGATGCCGTGCACGGGGTGACCGACGACCAGGCACCGCGCGAGCGGATGGATGTGTCCATTGCCGGCAGGATCATGTCGCGCCGCATCATGGGCAAGGCGGCGTTCATGCACATCCAGGATGACCGTGGACAGATCCAGGTATACATCCGACGGGACGACCTGCCGGAGGGGTTCTACAACGAGGTGTTCAAGCGCCACCTGGATATCGGTGACATTGTCGGTGTGAAGGGCTTTGCCTTCCGGACGAAGATGGGCGAGGTGTCGGTCCATGCCGAAGCGCTCAGCCTGCTGTCCAAATCGCTCCGGCCCTTGCCGGTAGTCAAGGAAACCAACGGGCAGGTCTTCAATGAGGTCACCGACAAGGAATTCCGGTATCGACAACGGTATGTGGACCTGATCGTGAATCCCGAGGTCCGGGATGTATTCCGGCAGCGGGCCCGACTCATTTCCGGGATGCGCGCGTTCCTGGATGCGCAGGGATACATTGAAGTGGAAACGCCCGCATTGCAGCCCATGTACGGTGGTGCGGCAGCCCGGCCCTTCAAGACCCACCACAATGCGCTGGACATGCCACTCTTCCTGCGCATTGCCGATGAGCTTTATCTGAAGCGGTTGATCGTGGGCGGATTCGAAGGCGTCTATGAGATCGCCAAGGATTTCCGGAATGAGGGCCTGTCCCGGTTCCACAATCCCGAATTCACCATGATGGAACTGTACGTAGCGTACAAGGACTACCGGTGGATGATGGAGTTGGTGGAGGAATTGATTGAGCACCTGGCGGAGTTGCTGCACGGAACGACCGAGGTGCCGGTCGGGGAAAATGTGATCTCGTTCCGGCGTCCCTGGAAACGGATCCCGTTGCTGGATGCCATCCAGGAACGGACGGGGCATGACCTCCGGGGCAAGGACCGGGAGGATATTGCCGAGGCGGCCCGTGCGCTCGGCCTCGAAATTGATGACACCATGGGAGCCGGGAAGCTCATAGACGAGATCTTCGGCACCTTCGTGGAACCGCATCTCATCCAGCCCACGTTCATTACGGACTACCCGGTCGAACTCAGCCCGCTGGCCAAACGCCATCGCACGGAAGAGGGCCTCGTCGAGCGATTCGAGGCGATCGTCAACGGGAAGGAGCTCTGCAACGCGTTTTCCGAGTTGAACGACCCGGACGATCAGCGCCGTCGTTTCGAGGATCAGGTAGCGCTCGGCGTCCGGGGAGACAAAGAGGCCATGCAGCTGGATGAGGACTACCTCCGCGCGCTGGAATACGGCATGCCTCCGACAGCCGGACTCGGTATTGGCGTGGACCGTCTGGCCATGCTGCTTACCGGTCAGGACTCCATCCGGGATGTCATCCTGTTTCCGTTGCTGCGGCCCGACGCAGCCGAGTAG
- a CDS encoding peptidylprolyl isomerase: MRQLRLAPLVFATILLVSGCSKADVAPESTMTDYYEIETRFGTMTIGLYDATPQHRDNFRKLVEEGFYDGTTFHRVIAGFMAQGGDPNSKDDDPMNDGAGGPGYTIPAEFNTEYFHKKGAIAAARQGDQVNPTRASSGSQFYIVHGQVTDSATLGQMEAQMQAMDSTFAFSDAAVEAYTTVGGTPFLDSQYTVFGEVVEGMAVLDSLATTATARSAGRQVHPALQDQPVEKVEMTVRHLPDYTPSN, translated from the coding sequence ATGCGCCAGCTTCGACTCGCACCCCTGGTTTTCGCCACCATCCTGTTGGTTTCGGGCTGTTCGAAGGCCGATGTCGCACCGGAAAGCACCATGACTGACTATTACGAAATCGAAACCCGTTTCGGGACCATGACCATCGGTTTGTACGATGCCACACCGCAGCATCGCGACAACTTCCGCAAGCTGGTCGAGGAAGGATTCTATGATGGTACCACGTTCCATCGCGTGATTGCCGGATTCATGGCGCAGGGCGGGGACCCGAACTCCAAGGATGACGACCCCATGAATGATGGTGCCGGTGGCCCGGGATATACCATTCCCGCTGAATTCAACACGGAGTATTTCCACAAGAAGGGCGCCATCGCGGCCGCTCGTCAGGGGGACCAGGTCAATCCCACGCGCGCGTCCAGTGGCTCCCAGTTCTACATTGTACACGGACAGGTGACGGACAGCGCCACACTCGGGCAGATGGAAGCCCAGATGCAAGCCATGGACTCCACGTTCGCCTTCTCGGATGCCGCAGTCGAGGCCTACACCACCGTTGGTGGCACCCCGTTCCTGGATTCCCAGTACACCGTGTTCGGAGAAGTGGTGGAAGGCATGGCCGTCCTCGACTCCCTGGCCACGACCGCGACCGCCCGTTCCGCTGGCCGCCAGGTTCATCCGGCGCTGCAGGATCAGCCGGTTGAGAAGGTGGAAATGACGGTCCGTCATCTGCCCGATTATACCCCTTCCAACTGA
- a CDS encoding ATP-binding protein, with protein sequence MSLDALLTFVSNAAGPSEPEQELAFVEADASGRVISLNPQARLAWNWRAGTSLPTEICLAMADLPADEPTDLPIAQDGLRLRAMAKEGGDGWFIVGYAHGGAHPSGADLQPSVASFPNPSPRTNRTGQPGRHDLMDRLPGPAMRLGASGLASYVNQGAARALGEEGPSLLGRPALAEILHSEDRWKIAELMEVAAGNGAAQSAVRYGRDARHGILHVVQDPEGAYDVLIVDTSDDRPGTDAVRHALRELATSCADPWMFRDGALQILETELELRSAVLYVRSPGGQDLVRVGHSAAGTDSLSAAAVAPFMERGGMGTPTRPAAPAWTAPVRDNGTWIGVLVLEWPPDRTLPTAQSLDELAGLFESLYSWIQVGVRYRTSVNAIDDALFGFSFSPDEQRIYHFATHQIEQLTGRSVALLTSGQLDWTTSIVVPEDASLVRAHNKNLLAGNESRITYRVHHTDGSVRWLREHATPQVEASGHLSINGMLADVTEQKTAEMVLVQAKREAELAARAKTSFIATMSHEIRTPLGAVNGFAQLLQREMEEFEEELGEDLPEQIHEFVAAIGDRSQKLLSLVHDLFELSNLEMGQTTVQQTSVNIAPILQRVADRLEPLVADRPVDLRLEMNASRYLVSGDARRIEQVFENLASNAAKFTEEGEIVFEVLDASSEIEIRLRDTGVGISDDYRDELFDAFSQEEDWKNRRFEGTGLGLALVKRLLTLMGGRISVESEKGAGSTFIVRLPKAEAEEDGDRPARTSTAAPGWPERFGHSA encoded by the coding sequence ATGTCCCTGGACGCTCTTCTTACGTTTGTTTCGAATGCCGCCGGCCCGTCCGAGCCGGAGCAGGAATTGGCTTTTGTTGAAGCCGACGCCTCCGGACGTGTCATCAGCCTGAACCCCCAGGCCCGTCTGGCCTGGAATTGGCGGGCCGGGACGTCGTTGCCGACAGAGATTTGTCTGGCCATGGCCGACCTGCCAGCCGACGAACCCACGGACCTGCCCATTGCCCAGGACGGCCTGCGCCTCAGGGCCATGGCCAAAGAGGGCGGAGACGGATGGTTCATAGTCGGCTACGCTCACGGCGGAGCGCATCCGTCGGGCGCCGACCTCCAGCCGTCCGTCGCATCGTTCCCGAACCCGTCTCCCCGAACGAATCGAACCGGACAGCCCGGGCGTCATGATCTCATGGACCGCCTGCCGGGACCGGCCATGCGGCTGGGTGCGTCGGGATTGGCCTCCTACGTGAATCAAGGTGCAGCCCGCGCACTGGGAGAGGAGGGACCGTCCTTGCTCGGTCGTCCCGCGCTTGCGGAGATCCTGCACAGCGAGGATCGTTGGAAAATCGCCGAGTTGATGGAAGTCGCCGCCGGAAACGGGGCAGCCCAGTCGGCGGTCCGGTACGGCCGGGATGCACGACACGGCATCCTGCACGTGGTACAGGATCCGGAAGGGGCCTACGATGTCCTGATTGTGGATACGTCCGATGACCGGCCCGGTACGGATGCGGTCCGTCATGCACTCCGTGAGCTCGCCACATCGTGCGCCGATCCATGGATGTTCCGCGACGGCGCCCTGCAGATCCTGGAAACCGAACTCGAACTCCGGTCTGCCGTGCTCTATGTGCGTTCACCCGGCGGCCAGGACCTGGTCCGGGTGGGGCATTCGGCGGCCGGGACGGATTCCCTGTCGGCTGCAGCGGTTGCTCCCTTCATGGAGCGGGGCGGTATGGGAACGCCCACCCGACCGGCCGCACCGGCCTGGACCGCTCCGGTGCGTGACAACGGGACCTGGATAGGCGTTCTTGTCCTGGAATGGCCGCCTGACCGGACCCTGCCCACGGCCCAATCCCTGGACGAATTGGCCGGACTGTTCGAAAGCCTGTACTCATGGATCCAGGTGGGCGTCCGGTATCGGACGTCGGTCAACGCGATCGACGATGCCCTTTTCGGATTTTCCTTCAGTCCGGACGAACAGCGCATCTATCATTTTGCAACGCACCAGATCGAGCAGCTGACCGGACGCTCCGTGGCCCTGCTGACTTCCGGTCAATTGGATTGGACGACGTCCATCGTGGTACCCGAGGACGCATCCCTGGTCCGGGCCCACAACAAGAACCTGCTTGCCGGGAATGAAAGCCGGATCACCTATCGTGTCCACCATACAGACGGATCGGTCCGGTGGCTGCGGGAGCATGCCACGCCCCAGGTGGAAGCTTCGGGGCATCTGTCCATCAACGGTATGCTGGCCGATGTGACGGAGCAGAAAACGGCCGAGATGGTGTTGGTCCAGGCCAAGCGGGAGGCCGAACTGGCCGCGCGCGCCAAGACCTCCTTCATTGCTACAATGAGCCATGAAATCCGTACGCCGCTCGGCGCGGTGAACGGGTTTGCCCAATTGCTTCAGCGTGAAATGGAGGAGTTCGAAGAGGAGTTGGGAGAGGACCTGCCCGAGCAGATCCACGAGTTCGTGGCCGCTATCGGGGACCGCTCCCAGAAATTGCTTTCGCTCGTCCACGACCTGTTCGAATTGTCGAACCTTGAAATGGGGCAGACCACTGTCCAGCAGACATCCGTGAACATCGCCCCCATCCTGCAGCGCGTTGCGGACAGGCTGGAGCCGCTGGTGGCCGATCGGCCCGTGGATCTCCGCCTGGAAATGAACGCCTCGCGCTACCTGGTTTCAGGAGATGCGCGGCGCATTGAGCAGGTCTTCGAAAACCTGGCGTCCAATGCAGCCAAGTTCACCGAAGAGGGCGAAATCGTTTTCGAAGTCTTGGATGCGTCCAGTGAAATCGAAATCCGGTTGCGCGATACCGGCGTCGGGATTTCCGACGATTACCGGGATGAACTCTTCGATGCGTTCTCCCAGGAAGAGGACTGGAAAAACCGGCGATTCGAGGGGACCGGTCTCGGTCTGGCACTCGTCAAGCGCTTGCTGACCCTCATGGGCGGGCGGATTTCGGTCGAGAGCGAGAAGGGCGCAGGATCCACGTTCATTGTCCGTCTGCCGAAAGCGGAGGCGGAGGAGGACGGCGATCGTCCGGCCCGGACGTCGACGGCCGCTCCCGGTTGGCCTGAGCGATTCGGACATTCCGCTTGA
- a CDS encoding OmpA family protein, with amino-acid sequence MKHLWTIGLAGLIALLALAPTEPVRAQSNQFRDSRAHLGVAAGLFTFHGPIDLRRPRSRSNFVREHDPALVFLGSFPITTDRFFFRGMVLFTNFDTRDGKKLVGEDGLNEFLTQDILLFESEIVMTLRKGSKSRVLPYIFTGFGGTLADTFGSTKNAVDLPGIGVPGPERSVYHMPVGIGIDVAFNGCVSAFAEASYRWDMNYVFRNESTYHPHNTSLVMGGLRVCVNNPFKKGAPPPPAVPPPLDVPAYTPPLPRTVKVCTLVDLNSIYFAYQSTELDEEARRLLDENVEALRLNPTCCVTITGYTDSDAADVYALRIARQRAEVVYTYYLNAGLSAERFTVNASRDTITCPKGKDGQGCRDNRRVDSSPFDCSRLLF; translated from the coding sequence ATGAAACACCTCTGGACCATAGGCCTGGCAGGCTTGATCGCCCTCTTGGCACTCGCGCCCACGGAACCCGTACGCGCGCAGAGCAACCAATTCCGCGATTCGCGGGCCCACCTCGGTGTGGCCGCCGGCCTGTTCACGTTCCATGGTCCCATCGATCTTCGCCGGCCCCGCAGCCGCAGCAATTTCGTCCGGGAGCACGACCCCGCCCTCGTTTTCCTGGGCTCCTTCCCCATTACCACGGACCGGTTCTTTTTCCGGGGCATGGTCCTGTTCACCAATTTTGACACCCGGGATGGCAAGAAGCTGGTCGGAGAAGACGGCCTGAACGAATTCCTGACACAGGACATTCTGCTGTTTGAATCGGAAATCGTGATGACGCTCCGGAAAGGCTCCAAAAGCCGCGTCCTTCCGTACATCTTCACCGGGTTCGGCGGCACGCTGGCCGATACGTTCGGTTCGACAAAGAACGCTGTTGACCTTCCGGGCATCGGCGTCCCCGGCCCGGAACGTTCGGTGTATCACATGCCGGTCGGCATCGGTATAGACGTCGCCTTCAACGGCTGCGTATCGGCCTTCGCCGAGGCGAGTTATCGCTGGGACATGAACTACGTCTTCCGCAACGAGAGCACGTATCATCCACACAACACATCGCTGGTCATGGGCGGACTGCGCGTGTGCGTGAACAATCCGTTCAAGAAAGGGGCCCCGCCGCCGCCCGCCGTGCCTCCGCCGCTGGATGTCCCGGCCTATACGCCACCGCTGCCCAGAACCGTGAAGGTGTGTACGCTGGTGGACCTGAACAGCATTTATTTCGCGTACCAGTCCACGGAACTGGACGAGGAGGCCCGTCGCCTGCTGGACGAGAACGTCGAGGCACTCCGGCTGAATCCCACGTGCTGTGTGACCATCACCGGATACACCGACTCCGATGCGGCCGATGTATATGCGCTCCGGATTGCCCGCCAACGCGCCGAGGTCGTCTACACGTACTACCTGAATGCCGGACTGAGCGCCGAGCGGTTTACCGTTAACGCCTCCAGGGACACCATCACCTGCCCCAAGGGCAAGGATGGCCAGGGTTGCCGGGACAACCGACGCGTGGACAGCTCGCCCTTCGATTGTTCGCGACTCCTGTTCTGA
- a CDS encoding DUF2520 domain-containing protein: MESLQRFALVGSGALGSRLAAALEERGLEQTPDPADSDVLFLCVPDDAIQAVAERLASPKADWTGRTVLHTSGAHDAGVLSSLADRGADTGSFHPVQTFPAGTVYRAGEEDALALFKGIAVGIEGSRGAVEMGVHLAGALLAEPVLLTSDQKILYHTASVMAGNFAIALLAAAGDVWESGTAGQADFARALGPLVQKSVANTLAMGPEAALSGPVSRGDMKTVERQMHALSQASPHLLPLYGVLAVETVHLAQRAGHLSVGRAVELLDLIHSFLASDD; this comes from the coding sequence ATGGAGAGTCTGCAACGCTTTGCATTGGTCGGATCGGGTGCGCTCGGGTCCCGGCTTGCAGCAGCGTTGGAAGAACGGGGTCTTGAGCAGACGCCCGATCCGGCCGACTCCGATGTGCTGTTCCTTTGCGTACCGGACGATGCCATCCAGGCCGTAGCGGAGCGGCTCGCTTCTCCGAAGGCCGATTGGACGGGCCGCACCGTGCTTCATACCTCCGGCGCCCACGATGCAGGCGTTCTTTCCAGTCTTGCCGACCGGGGTGCCGACACCGGGTCATTCCATCCGGTCCAGACGTTTCCGGCCGGAACCGTCTATCGCGCGGGCGAGGAGGATGCCCTGGCCTTGTTCAAAGGCATTGCGGTCGGCATTGAAGGCTCGCGTGGCGCAGTGGAGATGGGCGTGCATCTGGCGGGTGCGCTCCTTGCGGAGCCCGTCCTGCTGACATCCGATCAGAAAATCCTGTATCACACGGCATCGGTGATGGCCGGCAACTTCGCCATTGCGTTGTTGGCGGCGGCCGGGGACGTATGGGAGTCAGGCACGGCCGGCCAAGCCGATTTTGCACGTGCCCTGGGCCCGCTCGTGCAGAAATCCGTTGCCAATACGCTGGCCATGGGGCCTGAAGCCGCGCTCTCGGGCCCGGTGAGTCGCGGAGACATGAAGACCGTGGAGCGACAGATGCACGCGCTGTCCCAGGCAAGTCCCCATCTCTTGCCCCTGTATGGCGTGCTGGCTGTGGAAACCGTACACTTGGCCCAGAGGGCCGGACACCTCTCCGTGGGTCGGGCCGTCGAACTGTTGGACCTCATTCACTCCTTCCTGGCATCGGATGACTGA
- a CDS encoding M23 family metallopeptidase, which translates to MFSLLREFIRRIGRPLTVIVMDSDDLEPPTQFGMNPAHLLGAIGASVLACSVILVALITLTPVRGLLPGYASVDIHRDAVQNDMRLQAMADSLARQQEYVNRLRDMILGRVDTTMARRATVYEETPPPNDFGFSEPLATDNWADHEQPAVAFQALRTRRVADSPDPGSRPSMLSALSLPALPPVTGVLTRGYDARTGHFAIDLAVEEGSMVRSIGEGYVVLVDWTHDGGQVIAVQHADGFLSVYKHNSAVLKRVGDRVSDREAIARSGNSGEITTGPHLHFELWHNGLAQDPSYYLLGV; encoded by the coding sequence ATGTTCTCCCTTCTACGCGAATTCATACGTCGGATTGGCCGTCCCTTGACGGTCATTGTCATGGACAGCGACGATTTGGAGCCGCCGACGCAGTTCGGCATGAATCCCGCCCACTTGCTCGGAGCCATCGGGGCTTCCGTCCTTGCATGCTCCGTAATCCTCGTGGCCCTCATCACACTGACGCCCGTGCGGGGGCTGCTGCCGGGCTACGCATCCGTGGACATCCACCGGGATGCCGTGCAGAATGACATGCGCCTGCAGGCGATGGCCGATTCCCTGGCCCGTCAGCAGGAATACGTCAACCGGCTCCGGGACATGATCCTGGGCCGGGTCGATACCACCATGGCTCGTCGGGCTACGGTCTACGAGGAAACGCCTCCTCCCAATGATTTCGGTTTCTCCGAGCCGCTCGCCACGGACAATTGGGCCGATCATGAGCAACCTGCGGTCGCGTTCCAGGCCTTGCGGACACGCCGTGTAGCGGACAGCCCGGACCCCGGAAGTCGGCCGTCCATGCTTTCCGCACTCTCCCTGCCGGCACTGCCACCGGTCACGGGAGTCCTGACACGCGGGTACGATGCCCGGACCGGACACTTCGCCATTGACCTGGCCGTGGAGGAGGGCAGTATGGTGCGCAGTATTGGCGAGGGGTATGTCGTGCTGGTGGATTGGACCCACGATGGCGGTCAGGTTATTGCGGTCCAGCACGCGGATGGCTTTCTTTCTGTCTACAAACACAACAGTGCGGTGCTCAAGCGGGTGGGCGACCGGGTAAGCGATCGCGAAGCCATTGCACGGAGCGGCAATTCGGGCGAGATCACGACCGGTCCGCACCTCCACTTTGAACTGTGGCACAACGGGCTGGCCCAGGACCCCAGTTATTATTTACTGGGGGTCTGA